A region of Epinephelus fuscoguttatus linkage group LG1, E.fuscoguttatus.final_Chr_v1 DNA encodes the following proteins:
- the LOC125894247 gene encoding interactor of HORMAD1 protein 1: MTHTKSIKEMLSITTGSRNVSTSGYSSFTDSQIFFGSQFWPENSQGTSQDMSLSSRTSQQSSQEGSDPKFSSNYHTKPLLFGDFKDKSNAFGTLDKFEEDKRRAKEKTDSDILAKECSHFRETLNNIQQLVAGTERNTSVCQTVLQKFDNFASTLQNNLNSLQSDISQQFETLLNKVNTQKEMMAELEERMQKGGDPTAEFCSDLQSLKNSLECLREEHEKQRNMLEEGLKLLSTFVSEHSAKPSPGKVTDSAIQTSPGLEQPLSDFLQDNKLESTQLTRNTPNLEHNQVDAPPQDPRCIIGKRKFSLRGHGRRKKRPLVLSQRSKRTVTDENRQPPMNCDKHQKVSVPLCERHDLNTVTSQSSLNLDSMKPQKREVRSIAEGCFITPLTCWSQDSNSPDSLAGVETISEKLSAESKPGTPVKPEGFLQLFEMDCGFGF, encoded by the exons ATGACTCATACAAAGAGCATAAAAGAAATGCTGAGCATCACTACTGGAAGCAG aaatgtgtctACCAGCGGATACTCGAGTTTCACAGACTCTCAGATTTTCTTTGGGTCTCAGTTTTGGCCTGAAAATTCTCAAGGCACATCTCAAGATATGAGTTTGTCATCCAGGACCTCCCAACAAAGTTCACAAGAG GGAAGTGATCCAAAGTTTTCAAGCAATTATCACACTAAACCTCTCCTGTTTGGAGATTTCAAAGACAAGAGCAACGCTTTTGGAACACTGGATAAATTTGAGGAGGACAAGAGAAGggcaaaagaaaaaactgaCAG TGACATATTAGCCAAAGAATGCAGCCATTTTCGGGAGACTCTCAACAAT ATCCAACAGCTGGTCGCTGGCACAGAGAGAAATACGTCTGTGTGCCAAACAGTCCTGCAAAAATTTGACAATTTCGCATCAACAT TGCAAAATAATCTGAACAGTCTTCAGAGTGACATTTCCCAGCAGTTTGAGACTCTGCTGAATAAAGTGAACACCCAGAAAGAGATGATGGCTGAACTGGAGGAGAGGATGCAAAAG GGTGGGGACCCCACAGCAGAATTTTGTTCAGATCTGCAAAGCTTAAAGAATAGTCTGGAGTGTCTGAGAGAGGAGCATGAGAAACAACGAAACATGCTTGAGGAGGGTCTGAAGCTGCTCAGCACTTTTGTCTCAGAGCACTCAGCCAAACCCAGCCCTGGGAAAGTGACAGACAGTGCCATCCAGACGTCACCAGGGCTGGAGCAGCCATTATCCGACTTCCTGCAGGACAACAAGCTTGAAAGCACACAGCTGACACGTAACACACCCAACCTTGAACACAATCAGGTGGACGCTCCCCCTCAGGATCCCAGGTGCATCATAGGAAAGAGGAAATTCTCTCTGAGAGGCCATGGGAGGCGCAAAAAGAGGCCGCTGGTGCTCTCACAAAGGAGCAAGCGCACTGTCACGGATGAAAATCGTCAGCCTCCCATGAACTGTGACAAACATCAGAAAGTTTCAGTACCTCTCTGTGAGCGTCATGATCTGAACACGGTGACCAGCCAGAGCAGTCTCAACCTAGACAGTATGAAACCGCAGAAAAGGGAGGTGAGATCCATCGCTGAGGGATGTTTCATCACCCCTCTCACCTGCTGGTCTCAGGACAGCAACAGCCCCGACAGCCTCGCAGGAGTCGAAACCATCTCAGAGAAGCTCTCAGCTGAGTCCAAACCAGGGACCCCAGTGAAACCTGAAGGCTTCTTGCAGTTGTTTGAGATGGACTGTGGTTTTGGCTTTTAG